In Pleuronectes platessa chromosome 5, fPlePla1.1, whole genome shotgun sequence, a single genomic region encodes these proteins:
- the scn2b gene encoding sodium channel subunit beta-2 — translation MESCASMDVLVPSFINALNGSSVKIPCTFTSCYKMDLNTFIMNWTYQETYNDTKEMFMIFSRRKEMVTLRTDRFGERVMFAGNLEKNDLSITLSDIQVEDMGIYNCYVMNFPDRTEGYGSIQLNVVTELPPPRDSTIAVAIGASVGGALALLILSMVVLKCLRRHQKQELIPEEKMEEEGKLDPEGVAEEGTKQQ, via the exons ATGGAGA GTTGTGCAAGCATGGATGTGCTCGTGCCCAGTTTCATAAATGCACTGAACGGATCCAGCGTCAAAATCCCCTGCACATTCACATCCTGCTACAAGATGGATTTGAACACGTTTATCATGAACTGGACCTACCAAGAAACATACAACGACACAAAGGAAATG TTCATGATCTTCTCTAGGAGGAAAGAAATGGTGACTCTCAGGACAGACCGGTTCGGAGAGAGGGTCATGTTTGCTGGGAACCTGGAGAAGAACGATCTGTCCATCACACTGTCAGATATCCAGGTTGAGGATATGGGGATTTACAACTGCTATGTGATGAATTTCCCAGACCGCACCGAGGGATATGGTTCCATACAACTTAATGTGGTCACTGAAC ttcCCCCGCCAAGGGACTCCACCATTGCAGTAGCTATCGGGGCATCGGTGGGCGGAGCCTTGGCTCTGCTGATCCTCTCCATGGTCGTGTTGAAATGCCTCCGTCGACACCAGAAACAGGAACTGATTCCGGAggaaaagatggaggaggagggtaaaCTGGACCCTGAGGGTGTTGCAGAGGAGGGAACCAA ACAACAATAG